The proteins below are encoded in one region of Saccopteryx leptura isolate mSacLep1 chromosome 1, mSacLep1_pri_phased_curated, whole genome shotgun sequence:
- the LOC136387724 gene encoding saoe class I histocompatibility antigen, A alpha chain-like yields the protein MGSPTLFLLFSGALVLTPTWAGPHALRYFSTAVSRPGRGEPRFITVGYVDDTEISVFDSDAASPRLEPRAPWMEQMWVEQERPQYWDRETRRAKGYAQNFQVYLNTLRGYYNQSEDGSHTLQGMFCCEMGPDGRLLRGYTQYAYDGTDYLALNEDLRSWTADGAAAQITRRNWEQFDYAKYHRNYLEGECVEWLRIQLERGKETLQRADPPKTHVTHHPISDREVTLRCWALGFYPAEITLTWQRDGQDLTQDMELVETRPAGDGSFQKWAAVAVPPGEEQSYTCHVQHEGLPEPLTLRWEPLPRATSTTVVTVAVLALLGAVVTGAVVGAVMWRRRRSGGKGGNYAQAAT from the exons ATGGGGTCCCCAACCCTCTTCCTGTTGTTCTCCGGGGCTCTGGTCCTGACCCCGACTTGGGCAG GTCCTCACGCCCTGAGATATTTCAGCACCGCCGTGTCCCGGCCCGGCCGCGGGGAGCCCCGCTTCATCACCGTCGGCTACGTGGACGACACGGAGATTTCGGTGTTCGACAGCGACGCCGCGAGCCCGAGGCTGGAACCGCGAGCGCCGTGGATGGAGCagatgtgggtggagcaggaGCGCCCGCAGTATTGGGACCGCGAGACGCGGCGCGCCAAGGGCTACGCACAGAATTTCCAAGTGTATCTGAACACCCTGCGCGGCTACTACAACCAGAGCGAGGACG GGTCTCACACCCTCCAGGGGATGTTCTGCTGCGAAATGGGGCCCGACGGGCGCCTCCTCCGCGGGTACACTCAGTACGCCTACGATGGTACCGACTACCTCGCCCTGAACGAGGACCTGCGCTCCTGGACCGCTGACGGCGCGGCCGCTCAGATCACCCGGCGCAATTGGGAGCAGTTCGATTATGCCAAGTACCACAGGAACTACCTGGAGGGGGAGTGCGTGGAGTGGCTCCGCATTCAactggaaagggggaaggagacgCTGCAGCGCGCCG ATCCCCCAAAGACACACGTGacccaccaccccatctctgaccgtgaggtcaccctgaggtgctgggccctgggcttctaCCCTGCGGAGATCACCCTGACCTGGCAGCGTGACGGGCAGGACCTGACCCAGGACATGGAGCTTGTGGAGACCAGGCCTGCGGGGGACGGGAGCTTCCAGAAGTGGGCAGCCGTGGCGGtgccccctggagaggagcagagctacACGTGCCATGTGCAGCATGAGGGGCTGCCCGAGCCCCTGAccctgagatggg aGCCACTTCCTCGGGCCACCAGTACCACTGTGGTCACCGTTGCTGTCCTGGCCCTCCTTGGAGCTGTGGTCACTGGAGCTGTGGTGGGagctgtgatgtggaggaggaggcgctcag GTGGGAAGGGTGGGAACTATGCTCAGGCTGCCA cgtga